Genomic DNA from Neisseria lisongii:
CCGGAAATTTTTCCGCACAGCTACACCATACCGTCATTTTTCAGTATAATCAGCCTGTTTGAAACCCTATCGTGTAAGAAATTTCCCATGAAAACACCTGTATTGCTCACCCTGATGTTTGCCGCAGCCACAGCCGTTGCCGCAGACAAACCCGATACCCAAGCCGAAACCAATCCGCCTCAAATCATCTTCGGCACTGTTTCGCAAAACAGCAACACCCTTACCCCGACCACCGAAGTCAACCAAAAAGACGGCCGTTACTGCTGGGTAGCCGTTAATGTCAATGCCGGCAGCAAAGCGGCAGTTGAAGAATTCCAGCAAACACCGGCAGGCGGCTCATACACCGCCCCCAATGCCTCTATCGACAGCAACGCATTGCGTACCCAACACAAAATCAACTTCTACGCCACCCGCAACGAACGAGGCGAATACAACCACTGCTGGCTCTACGGCAACACCGATCCGCTCGGCGATTACGAAACCACCGTCCGCATCGGCGACATCCAGTTTCCGCCAATCAAGTGGAAACTGATTCGCTGATTGCCAATCATAGCCAATCCGCTGTAAAAGGCCGTCTGAAAATCGGGTTTCCAATTTTCAGACGGCCTCGATAACACCAATAAAAAAACCCCTGAATCATCAGGGATTTTTTATTTTGGGCTACTCCCATTCAATCGTGGCAGGCGGTTTGCCGCTCACGTCGTACACGACACGGTTAATGCCTTTGACTTCGTTGATGATGCGGTTGGACACACGGCCGAGCAGAGAATACGGCAATTCGGCCCAATGTGCAGTCATGAAGTCGCTGGTTACGACGGCTCGCAGGGCGACGACGTAATCGTAGGTGCGGCCGTCGCCCATTACGCCGACAGATTTGACCGGCAGGAATACGGCAAACGCCTGACTGGTGAGGTCGTACCAAGATGTGCCGTTTTCATCGGCGGTGTTGCGCAATTCTTGGATGAAAATATCGTCCGCCTGACGCAGCAGGTCGGCGTATTCTTTTTTCACTTCGCCCAAAATGCGTACGCCCAAACCGGGGCCGGGGAATGGGTGGCGGTACACCATTTCACGAGGCAGGCCTAAGGCTACGCCCAATTCCCGAACTTCGTCTTTAAACAAATCCCGCAAAGGTTCGAGCAGTTTGAGCTTCATGTTTTCGGGCAGGCCACCGACGTTGTGGTGGGACTTGATGGCATGGGCTTTTTTGGTTTTGGCACCGGCCGATTCGATTACATCGGGGTAAATCGTGCCTTGCGCCAGCCATTTAGCGTTGGTGAGTTTTTTCTCTTCGGCATCAAATACTTCGATAAATTCCGCACCGATGATTTTGCGTTTTTTCTCGGGGTCGGTTACACCGGCGAGTTTGTCCATAAACTGAGTTTCGGCATCGACGTGAATCACTTTTACGCCCAAGTTGCGGGCGAACATGTCCATCACCATTTTGCCTTCGTTGAGACGCAAGAGACCGTGATCGACAAACACGCAGGTGAGCTGGTCGCCGATGGCACGGTGAATCAAGGCAGCAGCAACGCTGGAATCCACGCCGCCGGAAAGGCCTAAAATCACTTCGTCGCTACCGACTTGTTCCCGGATTTTGGCAACGGCTTCTTCGATGTAGTTGGGCATGGTCCAGCTCGGTTTGGCACCGCAGATGTCTAAGACAAATCGGTTCAACAACGCCCGACCCTGCTTGGTGTGGGTAACTTCGGGGTGGAACTGGATACCGTAGAATTGTTTGTCGGCATTTTCCATCATAGCAATCGGGCAGGACGGCGTGTCGCCGATAACGGCAAAGCCTTCGGGCAGTTTGGACACTTTGTCGCCGTGGCTCATCCAGACATCAAGCGTGTTCGGTGCTTCGTCCTGAATGCCTCGGGTCAGTTCGCTGTCGATGGTTTTCACTTGGGCATAGCCGAATTCCCGTTGGTTGCCGGGGCTGACTTCGCCGCCTAAGTGGTGTGCCATAAACTGCATACCGTAGCAGATGCCCAATACGGGAATACCCAAATCGAACAGACCGGTATCGGCTTGGTAATCAGAGGCATATACGGAATTCGGGCCGCCGGAGAGGATAATGCCTTTCGGATTGAAGGCTTTGATTTCTTCCAGAGGCATATCGAATGAATGCAGCTCGCAGTAAACATGTGCTTCGCGCACACGGCGGGCGATCAGTTGGGTTACTTGCGAACCGAAATCGAGAATCAGGATTTTGTCTTGAGTCATGGTGTTGGCTTTTGCTGGATTGAACGGAAACGGAAAACCGGTTTAAGACGGCAGCGAACCGATTAAAAATCAGGCCGTCTGAAAATGACCTATTGTATCATTTTTCAGACGGCCTACCATAGCCTTGTTTGCAGTCAATATTTTGCGGACTGTCGGACTTTTTCCGGCACAAGGCTGCTGCGGGAAAGCAGCAACAGGCAGCCGAGTATCATCATGCCCAGCGCAATCAGCGGCGAAATGTTCAGCCAATAAGCGTGGTGCAGATAAACGGCAGCACCGATATACAGCAGAATCGGGCCGGAAACAATCGATTGTTTGTTAATCCCGTCCATAATCAACACGGCGCAGCCGGCGACAGCCAAACCGGCGGCAACCAGCGTGGCGGTAGCGGGCAGAATATCGGTAGTTTTAAGAAACCAGACTGCTCCGAAGATAATCAGAAACAGAGGCAGAGCAAGCGAGGCTTGGCGCATGGCAGCATTCCTTTCCAAACGTGTTTTCAGACGGCCTGCGGTGTGCAGGTTTCGCCTGCGATGATTGATTGCGGCAAAATATTCCAAACCGCAAACCGTATATGGTGGCTATTATCGGTTTGGCGGGCCGTTTGGCAAGTGCCTACTGTGCAATATTGTGTATATTCGGGTAAAGGAAAGGCTTTAGCGGGTAGTTTTCATCAGCCGCTGTTTTTCCCGCTTCCAATCGGCTTCTTTCAGACTTTGGCGTTTGTCGTGCTGCTTCTTACCTTTGGCCAGACCGATTTCTATTTTAATGCGGCCACGGTTGTAGTGCATATTGAGCGGCACAATGGTATAGCCCGAACGCTCGGTCTTTCCGATTAACTTATTGATTTCAGACTGATTCAGCAATAATTTCCGCTGGCGGACGGGATCGGGTTTGACATGGGTGGACGCAGTCGGCAGCGCCGTGATGTGGCAGCCGTGCAGATAGAAAGCGTCTTTTTTCCAATAGATATAGCTTTCCTTGAGCTGCACCCGTCCGGCACGGATGGCTTTCACTTCCCAGCCTTCCAACACCAAACCGGCCTCGATTTGGTCTTCG
This window encodes:
- the guaA gene encoding glutamine-hydrolyzing GMP synthase gives rise to the protein MTQDKILILDFGSQVTQLIARRVREAHVYCELHSFDMPLEEIKAFNPKGIILSGGPNSVYASDYQADTGLFDLGIPVLGICYGMQFMAHHLGGEVSPGNQREFGYAQVKTIDSELTRGIQDEAPNTLDVWMSHGDKVSKLPEGFAVIGDTPSCPIAMMENADKQFYGIQFHPEVTHTKQGRALLNRFVLDICGAKPSWTMPNYIEEAVAKIREQVGSDEVILGLSGGVDSSVAAALIHRAIGDQLTCVFVDHGLLRLNEGKMVMDMFARNLGVKVIHVDAETQFMDKLAGVTDPEKKRKIIGAEFIEVFDAEEKKLTNAKWLAQGTIYPDVIESAGAKTKKAHAIKSHHNVGGLPENMKLKLLEPLRDLFKDEVRELGVALGLPREMVYRHPFPGPGLGVRILGEVKKEYADLLRQADDIFIQELRNTADENGTSWYDLTSQAFAVFLPVKSVGVMGDGRTYDYVVALRAVVTSDFMTAHWAELPYSLLGRVSNRIINEVKGINRVVYDVSGKPPATIEWE
- the smpB gene encoding SsrA-binding protein SmpB; translated protein: MSIANNKKAFHDYFIEDQIEAGLVLEGWEVKAIRAGRVQLKESYIYWKKDAFYLHGCHITALPTASTHVKPDPVRQRKLLLNQSEINKLIGKTERSGYTIVPLNMHYNRGRIKIEIGLAKGKKQHDKRQSLKEADWKREKQRLMKTTR